A window of the Terriglobia bacterium genome harbors these coding sequences:
- a CDS encoding cold shock domain-containing protein, with amino-acid sequence MAKERGTVKWFNASKGYGFIQREQGGDIFVHHTAIQSEGFRTLNEGDAVEFEVTQGPKGLQASNVTRL; translated from the coding sequence ATGGCCAAGGAACGAGGGACCGTAAAGTGGTTCAATGCCAGCAAAGGCTATGGTTTCATCCAGCGCGAGCAGGGTGGAGACATCTTCGTGCATCACACCGCGATTCAGTCCGAGGGCTTCCGCACCTTGAATGAGGGCGACGCCGTCGAGTTCGAGGTGACCCAGGGCCCCAAGGGACTCCAGGCTTCGAACGTCACGCGCTTGTAG
- a CDS encoding SurA N-terminal domain-containing protein codes for MRAWQQLVLVLALLAPLAVAGEVVERIVARVHDRVILQSELDDALRYQALLAGRDPDRFTGDERNQAIERLVDQMLIKEQIDRRTFARASKEDIARQVADIRRRLPGAQDDQSWRQLLARYGLAEADVDELVAVQVDILRYEDARFRPTIHIDERSIKTYYLEQFIPQLHKAGAQEVPLQDVSGKIEEILIQQRISESVDSWLSRLREEAHLPRSKEVKLQ; via the coding sequence ATGAGGGCCTGGCAACAACTCGTGCTCGTTCTCGCGCTGCTGGCGCCGCTCGCCGTGGCGGGGGAAGTGGTCGAGCGCATCGTCGCCCGCGTCCATGATCGGGTCATCCTGCAAAGCGAGCTCGACGATGCCCTGCGCTACCAGGCGCTGCTCGCGGGCCGCGATCCGGACAGGTTCACCGGCGACGAGCGCAATCAGGCCATCGAGCGCCTGGTGGACCAGATGCTCATCAAGGAGCAGATCGACCGCAGGACGTTTGCCCGCGCCTCGAAAGAGGACATCGCCCGCCAGGTGGCCGACATCCGCCGCCGGCTCCCCGGTGCGCAGGACGACCAGAGCTGGCGCCAACTGCTCGCCCGCTACGGCTTGGCCGAAGCCGACGTCGACGAGCTGGTCGCCGTCCAGGTAGACATCCTGCGCTACGAGGACGCACGCTTTCGCCCCACCATCCACATCGACGAGCGCAGCATCAAGACGTACTACCTGGAACAGTTCATTCCGCAGCTCCACAAAGCTGGGGCGCAGGAGGTGCCCCTCCAGGATGTCTCCGGTAAGATCGAGGAGATCCTCATCCAGCAGCGGATCTCCGAATCCGTGGACTCCTGGCTGAGCCGGCTGCGGGAAGAAGCGCATTTACCGAGGTCGAAAGAGGTGAAACTGCAATGA
- the mqnE gene encoding aminofutalosine synthase MqnE, whose translation MAHAFQTDDSRLQPVAQKVLAGERLDLDDALALYRSGDVLAIGWLANHVRERMHGNAAYFNVNRHINPTNVCVAACRLCAFGRKKDAPGAYTMALEEAWQTAATGYTEAITEFHIVGGLHPDLPFEYFLDLIRGLKQRFPQVHLKAFTMVEIAYLAKRAKLTIRETLEKLKEAGVDSLPGGGAEIFADRVRHIICDHKIDGDQWLETARLAHQIGLKSNATMLYGHVENDEDRVDHLLKLRALQDETGGFQTYIPLAFHPANTPLQHLYTTTGLRDIKEIAIGRLVLDNFPHVKSYWQMVSPKIAQIALRFGADDIDGTVVEEKIYHDAGATTPQGMRRQELIRLIKEAGRDPIERDTLYRPVTRTETSFTVSV comes from the coding sequence ATGGCCCACGCTTTTCAGACCGACGATTCGCGCCTGCAACCCGTCGCCCAGAAGGTCCTGGCGGGAGAGCGTCTCGATCTCGACGACGCACTCGCCCTGTACCGCTCGGGGGACGTGCTGGCCATCGGGTGGCTGGCCAATCACGTGCGCGAGCGCATGCACGGCAACGCCGCCTACTTCAACGTCAACCGGCACATCAATCCGACCAACGTCTGCGTCGCCGCCTGCCGCCTGTGCGCCTTCGGACGCAAGAAGGACGCCCCCGGCGCCTACACGATGGCCCTAGAAGAAGCCTGGCAGACCGCCGCCACCGGCTACACCGAGGCCATCACCGAGTTCCACATCGTCGGCGGTTTGCATCCCGACCTGCCTTTCGAGTATTTCCTCGACCTGATCCGCGGCCTGAAACAGCGCTTCCCCCAGGTGCACCTGAAGGCCTTCACCATGGTCGAGATCGCGTATCTGGCGAAGCGTGCCAAGCTCACCATCCGGGAGACACTCGAGAAGCTGAAAGAAGCCGGCGTGGATTCGTTGCCCGGCGGCGGCGCCGAGATCTTCGCCGACCGCGTGCGTCACATCATTTGCGACCACAAGATCGACGGGGACCAGTGGCTGGAAACCGCCCGCCTGGCCCACCAGATCGGCCTCAAGTCCAACGCCACCATGCTCTACGGCCATGTGGAGAACGACGAAGACCGGGTCGACCACCTGCTCAAGCTGCGCGCTCTGCAGGATGAGACCGGTGGGTTCCAGACCTACATCCCGCTGGCCTTTCATCCCGCCAACACGCCGCTCCAGCACCTTTACACCACCACCGGCCTGCGCGACATCAAGGAGATCGCCATCGGACGCCTGGTGCTCGACAACTTTCCCCACGTGAAGTCCTACTGGCAGATGGTTTCGCCTAAGATTGCCCAGATCGCGCTGCGCTTCGGCGCCGACGACATCGACGGCACCGTGGTCGAGGAGAAGATCTACCACGACGCCGGCGCGACCACGCCCCAGGGCATGCGCCGCCAGGAGCTCATCCGCCTCATCAAGGAAGCGGGCCGGGATCCAATCGAGCGCGACACCCTCTACCGTCCCGTCACCCGTACCGAGACCTCATTCACGGTTTCGGTGTAG
- the ubiA gene encoding putative 4-hydroxybenzoate polyprenyltransferase, whose protein sequence is MSIFRNIRITLEMIKWEHSVFALPFALCGAMLAARGLPHSRQLAWIVVAMVAARSAAMAFNRLADADLDAANPRTAARALPAGLLSRRFVGFFVIAASAVLVLAASQLNRLALYLSPLALALLLLYSYTKRFTRWSHLVLGFALGAAPAAAWIAVRGDLDLRILILTAAVTFWVGGFDVLYACQDYEFDCRAGLHSVPRYLGIRGALRAARLLHGLMLALLVLLVVVFHLGAIAMTGVGTVGLLLAYEHSLVRAGDLSNLNAAFFAMNGVISVVFFLFVAGDLLLRQS, encoded by the coding sequence GTGTCCATCTTCCGCAATATCAGGATCACGCTAGAGATGATCAAGTGGGAGCACTCGGTTTTCGCGCTCCCCTTTGCTCTGTGCGGCGCCATGCTGGCCGCACGGGGATTGCCGCACTCCCGGCAACTGGCGTGGATTGTCGTGGCCATGGTGGCGGCACGCTCGGCGGCCATGGCGTTCAATCGCCTGGCCGACGCCGACCTGGATGCCGCGAATCCCCGCACCGCCGCCCGCGCGCTTCCCGCCGGCCTGCTCTCGCGGCGCTTCGTCGGATTCTTCGTGATCGCCGCTTCGGCCGTGCTGGTGCTGGCCGCCTCGCAACTGAATCGCCTCGCGCTCTACCTGTCGCCGCTGGCTCTCGCTCTCCTGCTCCTGTACTCGTACACCAAACGGTTCACTCGCTGGTCGCACCTGGTGCTGGGTTTCGCGCTCGGCGCGGCACCCGCCGCGGCCTGGATCGCGGTGCGCGGGGACCTCGACCTCCGCATTCTGATCCTTACCGCCGCCGTCACTTTCTGGGTCGGGGGTTTCGACGTCCTCTACGCCTGCCAGGACTACGAGTTCGACTGCCGCGCCGGCCTGCACTCCGTTCCCCGCTACCTCGGGATACGCGGCGCCCTCCGGGCCGCTCGCCTGCTCCACGGCCTGATGCTTGCCCTGCTGGTCTTGCTGGTCGTCGTCTTCCACCTGGGCGCCATCGCCATGACCGGCGTGGGCACCGTTGGGCTGCTCCTGGCCTACGAGCACTCCCTGGTCCGTGCCGGCGACCTCAGCAATCTCAACGCTGCCTTCTTCGCCATGAACGGCGTCATCTCGGTGGTGTTCTTCCTGTTCGTGGCCGGCGACCTGCTCCTGCGGCAGTCTTGA
- a CDS encoding translocation/assembly module TamB domain-containing protein, which yields MTRRRTKLVLAAIGIALFALCISAAWYLTSARFHESVRARVVEGLEQTTGGRVEMKSFEWSLSKLEFEIRDLTIHGLEGVDEVPYAHADRVFVRARVLSLFSRKVGLKYVGVERPVLHLIVYPDGSTNQPAPKVAQLGGRARAQQLFDMAINRLEVKDGRLLLNDKPIPLDLDATDVGATLTYRLLARRYDGELRAAMVQTKYTGLPPQGSQAALQFSLWPDRAELKSLKWASARSQIEASGALNDFRDLKADFTYKASLDVSELGAIERNSAFRSGRIELNGQAAYRGQGFSSAGKLILKNAEWQGDSLRVTGINAGAQFTVNPDRIALSSVFGTAFGGSANGSAEIRNWMTGRQPPAGQLKPAPEIGIANLRFNGIQVSQLAAAFATRSLPLENLGPVGAASGTLRAQWAGSSSNMETAVNLDIVPPANLAPGQLPITAHLQAVFSRPRQTIVVTQFDLATRATRAGATGVLGSATAALRVSVDSTDFSEFSPVLALFGEGAFPADIHGRASFNGTISGKLAAPSIAGRIEATDFDSLMSIPPGLVIPLSIVAPAKPVLMHWDLLRADVLYSSTQSAARHGLLRRGAAQIEFDVTANLQGARFDADTPFSLRSKVASVDIADLQALLDRRYPVAGRLSLDVNLAGTINDLRGDGHMQVASLRIGPEPFTSLRANLRFAGRETQFNDIVLAHNGARVAGSFAYVLGTRGFRFDLRGAGFDLAQFQQLQSERYRVAGLAEFKASGSGTREAPVINGSLRVSHLVVNSDEVGELTAEAVTHGADLQLNARAHYQRSELTVEGTAHMRDEWPADLVIHFDSFDIDPLLRAYLPGRITRPSAIGGRVDVKGPLREPRGLNITGTIDRFSAEIEMMPIGIEGAIRFDMADQVFNLRQLHLKAEDTNLTASGSVQLGGAREMNLNAKGDISMRLLQTLNPDLAASGHIKVKDVTVGGTMSKPAISGTLGVENAAISFRELPNGLSEVNGTLRFDQNRLAVQSLTAKTGGGTIDLKGWISYAHGVLFSFKVASVMESGASAEEAGGIRLRYPPGVSAVARVKGLVYAGSVQNSRLSGEIEITRFALNSRFDFAQYLAQTKQGQTLPEPTSPLSNLHFDVHITSSPEVQVQTTSAKLSGNVDLRLRGTANQPVLLGRVNVLEGNVSISGTKYRIERGDVTFSNPTHIEPVVNVEATARIRDYDISVGVHGVPPDKLKPTYRSDPPLPTADIIALLALGRTKEESVLTAGPTQNYTETTSNVILSEALSSTVSSRSQKLFGLSRIKIDPQAGGPESNPNARATIEQQVSDKVTLTFITNLSQSSQQIIQVEYNVNRNLTVIAIRDQNGVVSFDVRYRQRKR from the coding sequence ATGACGCGCCGCCGCACCAAGCTCGTGCTGGCTGCCATCGGGATCGCCTTGTTCGCTCTGTGCATCTCGGCGGCCTGGTACCTCACCAGTGCGCGCTTCCACGAGAGCGTCCGCGCCCGGGTGGTGGAAGGGCTCGAGCAGACCACCGGTGGCCGCGTCGAGATGAAGTCGTTCGAGTGGAGCCTGTCGAAGCTCGAGTTCGAGATCCGCGACTTGACCATCCACGGCCTCGAAGGCGTGGACGAGGTGCCGTACGCCCATGCCGACCGCGTCTTCGTGCGCGCCCGAGTCCTCTCCCTGTTCAGCCGCAAGGTCGGCCTCAAGTACGTGGGTGTCGAGCGCCCCGTGCTGCACCTCATCGTCTATCCCGACGGCTCCACTAATCAGCCGGCGCCGAAGGTCGCGCAGCTGGGCGGCCGTGCCCGCGCCCAACAACTCTTCGACATGGCCATCAACCGCCTGGAAGTCAAGGACGGGCGGTTGCTGCTGAATGACAAGCCGATCCCCCTCGATCTGGATGCCACCGACGTGGGCGCGACCTTGACCTATCGACTGCTCGCCCGGCGGTACGACGGCGAACTCCGCGCCGCCATGGTGCAGACCAAGTACACCGGCTTGCCTCCGCAGGGCTCCCAGGCCGCGCTCCAGTTCAGCCTTTGGCCGGACCGGGCGGAGCTGAAGTCGCTGAAGTGGGCGTCGGCGCGCTCGCAGATCGAAGCCAGCGGCGCCCTCAATGACTTCCGCGATCTCAAGGCCGACTTCACCTACAAGGCTTCGCTGGATGTCTCCGAACTGGGGGCCATCGAGCGCAACTCCGCGTTCCGCTCGGGCAGGATCGAGCTGAATGGCCAGGCCGCGTACCGAGGCCAGGGGTTCTCTTCCGCCGGCAAGCTGATCTTGAAGAACGCGGAATGGCAAGGCGACTCCCTGCGCGTCACCGGCATCAATGCTGGCGCGCAATTCACCGTCAACCCGGATCGCATCGCGCTGTCCAGCGTCTTCGGCACCGCGTTCGGCGGCTCCGCCAACGGCAGCGCGGAGATCCGCAACTGGATGACGGGCAGGCAGCCGCCCGCCGGCCAGCTCAAGCCCGCGCCCGAAATCGGCATCGCTAACCTCCGGTTCAACGGCATCCAGGTATCGCAGCTCGCGGCCGCGTTTGCCACGCGCTCTCTGCCGCTGGAGAATCTGGGGCCCGTCGGCGCTGCCAGCGGGACGCTCCGCGCGCAATGGGCTGGATCGTCGTCCAACATGGAGACGGCGGTCAACCTCGACATCGTGCCGCCGGCCAATCTCGCTCCCGGCCAGCTTCCCATTACCGCGCACCTCCAGGCTGTCTTCAGCAGGCCGCGGCAGACGATCGTAGTCACGCAATTCGACCTCGCCACGCGCGCCACCCGTGCTGGCGCCACGGGTGTCCTTGGTTCTGCGACGGCTGCGCTCCGCGTTTCCGTGGACTCGACCGATTTCTCCGAGTTCAGCCCGGTGCTCGCCCTGTTCGGCGAAGGAGCCTTTCCCGCCGACATCCACGGCCGCGCATCATTCAATGGGACCATCTCCGGCAAGCTCGCCGCCCCCAGCATCGCTGGTCGCATCGAGGCCACGGACTTCGATTCGCTGATGAGCATTCCGCCGGGCCTCGTGATCCCACTCTCGATCGTCGCTCCAGCGAAGCCTGTGCTCATGCATTGGGACCTCTTGCGCGCCGATGTGCTTTACTCGTCGACACAATCCGCGGCCCGTCACGGGCTGCTGCGCCGCGGCGCCGCGCAGATCGAATTCGACGTCACGGCCAACCTGCAGGGCGCCAGGTTCGATGCCGACACGCCCTTCTCGCTACGCTCCAAGGTGGCGAGCGTGGACATCGCCGATCTCCAGGCGCTGCTCGACCGGCGCTATCCCGTCGCCGGCAGACTGTCGCTGGATGTGAACCTGGCCGGCACCATCAACGATCTTCGTGGCGACGGGCACATGCAGGTGGCCAGCCTCAGGATCGGCCCGGAACCGTTCACCAGCCTGCGCGCGAACCTCCGCTTTGCAGGACGGGAGACGCAGTTCAACGACATCGTCCTCGCGCACAACGGCGCGCGCGTCGCCGGAAGCTTTGCCTATGTCCTCGGTACGCGTGGGTTCCGCTTCGATCTCCGGGGAGCCGGCTTCGATCTCGCGCAGTTCCAGCAGCTCCAGTCCGAGAGGTACCGGGTCGCCGGCCTGGCTGAGTTCAAGGCCTCGGGGTCGGGAACCAGGGAAGCGCCGGTCATCAATGGATCCCTCCGTGTCAGCCACCTGGTTGTGAACAGCGACGAAGTCGGCGAGCTCACCGCCGAAGCGGTCACGCACGGCGCCGATCTCCAGCTCAACGCGCGCGCCCATTACCAGAGATCCGAGCTCACGGTGGAGGGCACCGCGCACATGCGCGACGAGTGGCCCGCCGACCTCGTGATCCATTTCGACAGTTTCGATATCGACCCGTTGCTGCGGGCTTACCTGCCGGGCCGCATCACCCGTCCCTCTGCGATCGGCGGGCGTGTGGACGTGAAAGGGCCGCTACGCGAACCGCGCGGCCTCAACATCACCGGGACCATCGACCGGTTCTCGGCTGAGATAGAGATGATGCCCATCGGCATCGAAGGCGCGATCCGCTTCGACATGGCCGATCAGGTATTCAATCTGCGGCAGCTGCATCTGAAGGCGGAAGACACCAACCTGACCGCCTCCGGCAGCGTGCAACTGGGCGGCGCGCGCGAAATGAACCTCAATGCCAAGGGCGACATCAGCATGAGGTTGCTCCAGACCCTTAACCCCGATCTGGCCGCGTCGGGGCACATCAAGGTGAAGGATGTGACGGTCGGCGGCACCATGTCCAAGCCCGCGATTTCCGGCACCCTCGGCGTCGAGAACGCGGCTATCTCATTCCGCGAGCTTCCCAATGGCCTCAGCGAAGTTAACGGCACCCTCCGATTCGATCAGAACCGGCTTGCGGTGCAGTCACTCACCGCGAAGACAGGCGGCGGAACGATCGACCTGAAGGGTTGGATCAGCTACGCGCACGGTGTGCTCTTCAGCTTCAAAGTGGCCAGCGTCATGGAATCCGGAGCATCGGCGGAGGAGGCGGGTGGCATCCGCCTGCGTTACCCACCGGGGGTCAGTGCCGTCGCCAGGGTGAAGGGGTTGGTATATGCAGGTTCTGTCCAGAACTCCCGCCTGAGCGGCGAGATCGAGATCACCAGATTCGCGCTCAATTCGCGCTTCGACTTCGCCCAGTACCTGGCGCAGACCAAGCAGGGGCAGACCTTGCCCGAGCCCACGTCGCCGCTGAGCAACCTGCACTTCGACGTGCACATCACCTCGAGTCCCGAGGTGCAGGTGCAGACCACGTCGGCCAAACTTTCCGGTAACGTCGATCTCCGGCTGCGGGGGACTGCGAACCAACCCGTCCTGCTGGGCCGCGTCAACGTCCTGGAAGGCAATGTCTCCATCAGCGGCACGAAGTACCGCATCGAGCGCGGCGACGTGACCTTCTCGAATCCGACGCACATCGAGCCGGTGGTGAACGTGGAGGCCACCGCCCGCATCCGCGATTACGACATCAGCGTTGGCGTCCACGGCGTGCCGCCCGACAAGCTGAAACCCACCTACCGCTCCGATCCCCCCTTGCCCACCGCCGACATCATCGCTCTGCTCGCCCTCGGCCGCACCAAGGAGGAATCCGTGCTTACCGCGGGGCCGACCCAGAACTACACCGAGACCACCTCGAACGTCATCCTGAGTGAGGCCCTGAGCTCCACCGTCAGCAGCCGCTCGCAAAAATTGTTCGGCTTGAGCCGCATCAAGATCGATCCCCAGGCCGGCGGCCCCGAGAGTAACCCCAATGCGCGTGCGACCATCGAGCAACAGGTTTCCGACAAGGTCACGCTCACCTTCATCACCAATCTGTCGCAATCGTCCCAGCAGATCATCCAGGTGGAGTACAACGTGAACCGCAACCTCACCGTCATCGCCATCCGCGACCAGAACGGGGTGGTCAGCTTCGACGTCCGGTATCGCCAGCGGAAGCGGTAG
- a CDS encoding N(4)-(beta-N-acetylglucosaminyl)-L-asparaginase encodes MSNRRNFIAGAALGAAALALEAQETKSASQTQDVSKLSPPKRPVIICKHTGMPQLDGAYETLLRGHDTLDACLFVTRGREDDPNDTTVGLGGLPNEDGVVELDACVMHGSTRRAGAVGGVRNIKNVSALARVVMERTDHIFLVGEGAERFAVAHGFPRENLLTERARKTWLLWKETMSNQDNWGPGLADPQWKPPVPVPPLPPQGTPQSLDLKIKQMEEVAAQLGIEPDYRMKAIYDCLYPPKGTLHVSVVNEKGEMSGATTTSGLAWKLPGRVGDSSITGAGCFTDQDVGSAGAVGRGEENIKIAGAYTIVENMRHGMAPLEAGMDALKRIARNYNNDMTRLRFVDMFFFILRKDGAYAGVGLWSTVRGKPYNFAVHDGSGKRLEPCVGLLQGESIQWPPAAAPTGSK; translated from the coding sequence ATGTCCAACCGTCGTAACTTCATTGCTGGCGCCGCCCTCGGCGCTGCGGCCCTCGCCCTGGAGGCGCAGGAAACCAAGTCGGCCAGCCAGACGCAGGATGTCAGCAAACTTTCTCCGCCCAAGCGTCCGGTCATCATCTGCAAGCACACCGGCATGCCGCAGCTTGACGGCGCCTACGAAACCCTTCTGCGCGGCCACGACACGCTCGACGCCTGCCTCTTCGTCACCCGCGGACGCGAGGACGATCCCAACGACACCACCGTCGGCCTCGGCGGCCTGCCCAACGAAGACGGTGTGGTCGAGCTCGACGCCTGCGTCATGCACGGATCCACCCGCCGCGCCGGAGCCGTCGGCGGCGTGCGCAATATCAAGAACGTCTCGGCCCTGGCCCGCGTCGTGATGGAGCGTACCGACCACATCTTCCTGGTCGGCGAAGGCGCCGAGCGCTTTGCTGTCGCCCACGGCTTTCCGCGCGAGAACCTGCTCACCGAGCGCGCCCGCAAGACCTGGCTCCTGTGGAAGGAAACCATGTCCAACCAGGACAACTGGGGCCCCGGCCTCGCCGACCCGCAGTGGAAACCGCCCGTGCCCGTGCCTCCCCTGCCCCCGCAGGGAACTCCGCAGTCCCTTGACCTGAAGATCAAGCAGATGGAAGAGGTGGCGGCCCAGTTGGGCATTGAGCCCGACTATCGAATGAAGGCGATCTACGACTGTCTCTACCCGCCCAAGGGCACGCTGCACGTCTCGGTCGTCAACGAGAAGGGCGAGATGTCCGGCGCCACTACGACCAGCGGCCTTGCCTGGAAGCTGCCCGGACGCGTCGGCGACTCCTCCATCACCGGTGCCGGATGCTTCACTGACCAGGACGTGGGCTCAGCGGGCGCGGTCGGGCGCGGGGAAGAAAACATCAAGATCGCCGGCGCGTACACCATCGTCGAGAACATGCGCCACGGCATGGCGCCGCTCGAGGCGGGTATGGACGCCCTCAAACGCATCGCCCGCAACTACAACAACGACATGACCCGCCTGCGTTTCGTGGACATGTTCTTCTTCATCCTGCGCAAGGACGGCGCCTACGCCGGCGTCGGCCTGTGGAGCACCGTCCGCGGCAAGCCGTACAACTTCGCCGTCCACGATGGCTCGGGCAAACGCCTGGAGCCCTGTGTCGGCCTCCTCCAGGGCGAGTCCATCCAGTGGCCCCCGGCCGCTGCACCGACTGGATCGAAGTAG
- the glpX gene encoding class II fructose-bisphosphatase, translated as MESDLALEFLRVVENAAIAAAKTMGQGDRKFADHVAVEAMRKTMDSVPMRGTIVIGEGERDEAPMLYIGEKVGAEFPDGQQVPDIDIAVDPLEGTNLCATGSPGSITVLAASEKGGLLHAPDCYMEKIVVGPSCKGIVDLDAPVAHNLKQIAKALSRDVEDLVVVILDRPRHEKIISEIRRAGARIKLITDGDLSPGIASAVIGTGVHAVMGTGGAPEGVLTAAAIRCLNGYMVGRLVMTKPGQEERMAKMGIKDPKQIYTADDLAPGKQIVFAATGVTDGSLLKPVRFFGEGTRTSSIILTLQTGKVRFIDSIHLEKRDDVKVRFS; from the coding sequence ATGGAGAGCGACCTGGCGCTGGAGTTCCTGCGCGTGGTGGAGAATGCGGCCATCGCGGCGGCCAAGACCATGGGCCAGGGCGATCGCAAATTCGCCGACCACGTGGCCGTCGAGGCCATGCGCAAGACCATGGACTCGGTGCCCATGCGCGGCACTATCGTCATCGGCGAGGGCGAGCGCGACGAAGCGCCCATGCTCTACATCGGGGAAAAAGTCGGGGCGGAGTTTCCCGACGGGCAGCAGGTCCCGGACATCGATATCGCCGTGGATCCGCTGGAGGGCACCAACCTGTGCGCCACCGGATCGCCGGGATCGATCACGGTGCTGGCGGCGTCGGAGAAGGGCGGGCTGCTGCACGCGCCGGACTGCTACATGGAAAAGATCGTGGTGGGGCCGTCGTGCAAAGGCATTGTGGACCTGGACGCGCCCGTGGCCCACAACCTGAAACAGATCGCCAAGGCGCTCTCCCGCGACGTCGAAGACCTGGTGGTGGTGATCCTGGACCGGCCGCGGCACGAGAAGATCATCAGCGAGATCCGGCGCGCGGGCGCGCGCATCAAGCTGATCACCGATGGCGACCTGTCGCCGGGCATCGCCTCGGCGGTCATCGGCACCGGCGTACACGCGGTAATGGGCACCGGCGGCGCGCCCGAGGGTGTGCTGACCGCAGCCGCTATCCGCTGCCTCAACGGCTACATGGTGGGACGGCTGGTGATGACCAAGCCGGGGCAGGAAGAACGCATGGCCAAGATGGGCATCAAGGATCCGAAGCAGATCTACACCGCGGACGACCTGGCGCCGGGCAAGCAGATCGTTTTTGCCGCCACCGGCGTTACCGACGGTTCGTTGCTCAAGCCGGTGCGCTTCTTCGGCGAGGGCACGCGGACGTCGTCCATCATCCTGACGCTCCAGACGGGCAAGGTGCGGTTCATCGACAGCATCCACCTGGAGAAGCGGGACGATGTGAAGGTGAGATTCTCGTAG
- a CDS encoding protein-L-isoaspartate(D-aspartate) O-methyltransferase has product MSPPHAIDPFEPRRLRMVETQIRERGVRDARVLAAMARVPRHFFVPAGYEREAYEDHPIPIGEGQTISQPYVVAAMTEALALEPQEIVLEIGTGSGYQTAVLAELVSRVYSIERIAALAERAREVLQRMGYENVSVVVGDGSEGLPGAGPFDAILCSAAAPDLPPPLFDQLREGGRMIIPIGTYGGQQLQLVRKVEGKPMSAWLDLVRFVPLIGSRGYRESW; this is encoded by the coding sequence ATGTCCCCGCCGCATGCGATCGATCCGTTCGAGCCCAGGCGGCTGCGCATGGTGGAGACCCAGATCCGCGAGCGCGGCGTTCGCGATGCGCGCGTGCTCGCGGCCATGGCGCGCGTCCCGCGCCACTTTTTCGTGCCCGCTGGCTACGAACGCGAGGCCTACGAAGATCATCCCATCCCCATCGGCGAAGGGCAGACCATCTCGCAACCTTACGTGGTCGCGGCCATGACCGAGGCCCTCGCCCTCGAGCCGCAGGAGATCGTGCTCGAGATCGGTACCGGTTCCGGCTACCAGACCGCCGTCCTCGCGGAGCTGGTGAGCCGTGTGTACTCCATCGAGCGCATCGCCGCTCTCGCCGAACGCGCCCGGGAGGTGCTGCAACGCATGGGCTACGAAAATGTCAGCGTTGTGGTTGGAGACGGCAGTGAAGGCCTGCCCGGCGCCGGTCCGTTCGACGCCATCCTCTGCAGTGCCGCCGCTCCCGACCTCCCGCCCCCGCTCTTCGACCAGTTGCGCGAAGGGGGGCGCATGATCATTCCCATCGGCACTTATGGAGGACAGCAGCTTCAACTCGTACGCAAGGTGGAGGGCAAGCCCATGAGCGCCTGGCTCGACCTCGTCCGTTTCGTTCCCCTCATCGGCAGCCGCGGCTACCGCGAGAGCTGGTAG